A section of the Papio anubis isolate 15944 chromosome 2, Panubis1.0, whole genome shotgun sequence genome encodes:
- the NUDT16 gene encoding U8 snoRNA-decapping enzyme, translating into MAGARRLELGEALALGSGWRHACHALLYAPDPGMLFGRIPLRYAVLMQMRFDGRLGFPGGFVDTQDSSLEDGLNRELREELGEAAAAFRVERTDYRSSHAGSGPRVVAHFYAKRLTLEQLLAVEAGATRAKDHGLEVLGLVRVPLYTLRDGVGGLPTFLENSFIGSAREQLLEALQDLGLLQSGSISGLKIPAHH; encoded by the exons ATGGCCGGGGCCCGCAGGCTGGAGCTGGGCGAGGCCCTGGCGCTGGGGTCGGGTTGGCGTCATGCGTGCCATGCTCTCCTCTACGCGCCGGACCCTGGCATGCTCTTCGGCCGCATCCCGCTGCGCTACGCCGTACTG ATGCAGATGCGCTTCGATGGACGCCTGGGCTTCCCCGGCGGATTCGTGGACACGCAGGACAGCAGCCTAGAGGACGGGCTGAACCGCGAGCTGCGCGAGGAGCTCGGCGAGGCGGCGGCCGCTTTCCGCGTGGAGCGCACTGACTACCGCAGCTCCCACGCCGGGTCAGGGCCACGCGTTGTGGCCCACTTCTATGCCAAGCGTCTGACGCTCGAGCAGCTGTTGGCTGTGGAGGCCGGCGCAACACGCGCCAAGGACCAcgggctggag GTGCTGGGCCTGGTGCGAGTGCCCCTGTATACCCTGCGGGATGGTGTGGGAGGCCTGCCTACCTTCCTGGAGAATTCCTTTATTGGCTCTGCCCGGGAGCAGTTACTTGAAGCTCTCCAAGACTTGGGACTGCTGCAGTCTGGCTCTATTTCAGGCCTTAAGATTCCAGCTCATCACTAG